The Microbulbifer hydrolyticus genome has a segment encoding these proteins:
- a CDS encoding TraB/GumN family protein, whose protein sequence is MMTGNQRANSLSRFITPRALYRAITCCVFIFLIAANPALGANDRGLLLEAQKGDRTVYLLGSIHLADQSFYPLRDAIEKAYRDSDALVVEADVIAMESDPALQQKVMLESLYPPGQQLRDNIPPKIYAQLQEWLRKRQIPEANFNRMRPAIAMITLSLIEMQARGLDPKAGIDRHFLNLAHKEGKTTLQLESVIQQLRMLNSLDKPELYLQQTLDQISEMDTFVPRMKKAWKSGDREAIHQLVIQEGLDEHPEFEALYELLFFQRNREMAQKIRELSDKHNKLFVVVGAGHLVGAQSITELLEKSGYSIQQI, encoded by the coding sequence ATGATGACCGGAAACCAGAGGGCAAACAGCCTCTCGCGCTTCATCACTCCCCGCGCGCTTTACCGCGCAATCACCTGTTGCGTATTCATTTTCCTCATCGCTGCCAACCCGGCGCTGGGCGCCAATGACCGGGGCTTGCTGCTGGAAGCACAGAAAGGCGACCGCACGGTGTATCTACTCGGCTCCATTCATCTTGCGGATCAGAGCTTCTATCCGCTGCGTGATGCGATTGAAAAGGCCTACCGCGATAGTGATGCACTGGTAGTGGAAGCGGATGTGATAGCGATGGAGTCCGACCCGGCACTGCAGCAAAAGGTCATGCTCGAGTCTCTTTACCCTCCGGGACAGCAACTGAGGGACAACATCCCTCCCAAGATCTACGCCCAGCTGCAGGAATGGCTGCGTAAGCGCCAGATTCCCGAGGCCAACTTCAACCGCATGCGCCCCGCCATTGCCATGATTACCCTGAGCCTGATCGAAATGCAGGCGCGCGGCCTCGATCCCAAAGCCGGGATTGATCGGCACTTTCTCAACCTGGCCCATAAGGAAGGGAAGACCACGCTACAGCTGGAAAGTGTGATACAGCAACTGCGAATGCTGAATAGCCTCGACAAGCCGGAACTCTATTTACAGCAGACTCTGGACCAGATCTCTGAAATGGACACATTCGTGCCGCGTATGAAAAAGGCCTGGAAATCCGGTGACCGGGAAGCAATCCACCAACTGGTGATTCAGGAAGGTCTGGACGAACACCCGGAGTTTGAAGCGCTGTATGAGTTGCTTTTCTTCCAGCGCAATCGGGAAATGGCGCAAAAGATCCGCGAACTCAGCGACAAGCACAACAAACTGTTTGTGGTGGTTGGTGCCGGCCATCTCGTCGGGGCGCAATCCATAACCGAGTTGCTGGAAAAATCCGGGTATTCCATTCAACAGATTTGA
- a CDS encoding OprO/OprP family phosphate-selective porin, with amino-acid sequence MQPFPKSLMAITLTSLLSGTAAADQAETKGGLKITSDDGNFSASLGGRIHFDTYLFDTDIEDPVSTTEFRRARITLKGNIYDWGYVLEQDFTGGDTLSGYRDVFLSHKFLNGEVRIGQFKPFRSMAEMTSSNELTILERPFSSSTGLYDGNQFQQGIGWTGVLDCFTLGMMAFNLRDAGTPRNEGVGAAGRLAWHPINTDTATFHLGTSVSFENANRNSSDLTAEADYAGRRGPSQLMAVTPGDLGGHATTAALELAGSYGPLYIQSEYAVGGFDADYYVSELEFEDWYGAPAPFACDPQFGCYIADQDVHTWYIQGSWMITGEHKPYSTKRGAFSSAKPAGTGLWGGAWELTARYDTMENRDIRNLQASSAIIGLNFYANRNVRFMANYIFGDDDFTGDGTNQFGLRAQINW; translated from the coding sequence ATGCAACCCTTTCCCAAGAGCCTGATGGCCATCACGCTGACCAGCTTGCTCTCAGGCACGGCGGCAGCGGATCAGGCGGAAACCAAAGGTGGCCTGAAGATCACGTCCGATGACGGCAACTTTTCTGCCTCTCTGGGCGGGCGTATCCACTTTGATACCTACCTGTTCGATACCGATATCGAGGACCCGGTAAGTACCACGGAATTTCGTCGCGCCCGTATCACCCTGAAGGGGAACATCTACGACTGGGGCTACGTGCTCGAGCAGGATTTCACCGGCGGCGATACCTTGAGCGGATATCGCGACGTGTTTCTTTCGCACAAGTTTCTGAACGGAGAAGTGCGCATCGGCCAGTTCAAGCCGTTCCGCTCCATGGCGGAAATGACCAGCTCCAACGAGCTCACCATACTGGAAAGGCCCTTCTCGAGCTCCACCGGTCTGTATGACGGCAACCAGTTCCAGCAGGGTATCGGCTGGACCGGTGTGCTGGACTGCTTCACCCTGGGCATGATGGCGTTCAACCTGCGCGATGCCGGTACCCCGCGCAACGAAGGTGTCGGCGCAGCCGGCCGCCTCGCATGGCACCCCATCAATACGGATACGGCCACTTTCCACCTGGGTACTTCCGTCAGCTTTGAGAACGCCAACCGGAACTCAAGTGACCTGACCGCAGAAGCCGATTACGCCGGCCGCCGCGGTCCTAGCCAGCTGATGGCAGTCACTCCCGGCGATCTGGGCGGACACGCTACTACCGCGGCACTGGAACTGGCGGGCAGCTACGGCCCTCTGTATATCCAGTCAGAGTACGCAGTGGGCGGGTTCGACGCGGACTACTATGTATCCGAACTGGAGTTTGAAGACTGGTACGGGGCCCCTGCTCCGTTTGCCTGCGACCCACAATTCGGCTGTTACATTGCCGACCAGGATGTACACACCTGGTACATTCAGGGCAGCTGGATGATCACCGGCGAGCACAAGCCTTACAGCACAAAACGCGGCGCCTTCAGCTCAGCGAAACCCGCTGGCACCGGCCTCTGGGGTGGCGCCTGGGAACTGACCGCGCGCTATGACACCATGGAAAACCGCGATATCCGCAACTTGCAGGCGAGCAGCGCCATCATTGGCCTGAACTTCTACGCCAACCGCAATGTGCGCTTTATGGCGAACTATATTTTCGGTGACGACGACTTTACCGGCGATGGCACCAATCAGTTCGGCCTGCGCGCGCAGATCAACTGGTAA
- a CDS encoding indolepyruvate ferredoxin oxidoreductase family protein yields the protein MSEQKVNTGSQAVTTKKVSLDDRYTIQEGRVLLSGIQALVRLPIDQMRIDRARGLNSATFISGYRGSPLGGYDQQLARASKLLDEYNIRFVPGVNEELAATSVWGSQQVGLFDGAEVDGVCGIWYGKTPGVDRSCDAFRHANAAGSSPKGGALIISGDDHGCKSSSYPGQSEFAFVDMHIPVLNPATVQEVLDYGLYGLELSRFSGCWVAMITLAENMDSASTVEVNPAGVSFQYPEIERPPGGLNIRKQDNPLEQEERLWRYKRPAALAFARANQLNKLVLDNPKATLGIVTAGKAHLDLMQAFEDMGIDEERARALGIRILKVGMTYPLDVPGIQEFARGLDSLLVLEEKRSLMEVQLKEELYNVHLRDPNFPRILGKVDEHDKPLLPMYGELSPAVVAQVLGYLLGEENLPERAKHRLMRLDALAERISAQAGSSVARLPMFCAGCPHNRSTRVPEGSRALAGIGCHYMAQWLDRDTYTFTQMGAEGVNWIGQAAFTSEPHVFVNLGDGTYFHSGILAIRAAVAAKVNITYKILFNDAVAMTGGQPHDGELHPDMICRQVLAEGVNKVVLVMDDTDKYKGALSFPGEVEIRHRDHMPAVMKELREAPGCTVIVYDQTCATELRRKRKRGLLPKAEGRPFINELVCEGCGDCVTQSSCIAVEKVDTALGDKRRINQTTCNQDMSCVNGFCPSFVTVKGGKLNKRAGVGDALCQEADKLPAPQLADLKEPFNLLVTGVGGTGVVTIGALLAMAAHIEDKACSTLDQTGLAQKGGAVYSHVRFADSPESLKAVRISDGRADALMACDLIAAGNLSASLAKLDETHSRAVVNTHLSPTAASVLGREDIHSPQAVLDTIKDAVLELDIVEGHTLTKAALGDTLAANIFMLGYAWQKGLIPLGLDAIREAIQLNGVAVEGNLQGLAAGRLAAADRSALDRLLSRDEEKVLPQGLEQVVAHRVEHLTGYQNAALARRYLALVDKVKGAEILKVPGSEALAEVVARNYAKLLAYKDEYEVARLYSDGRFIESLRENFAGDFELEFNLAPPLLSPFDKNLGRPRKLKFGGWMHKAFGVLAKFKFLRGTALDVFGYTAERKMERALIGEYEQLVDEVIGKLNAENHAAAIELLSYPDVIRGYGLIKDKNVELAQEARAVSLQRFYNPEASPETTSAPVEVFDPAKAQQVG from the coding sequence GGCTCCCAGCAGGTGGGCCTGTTTGACGGCGCTGAAGTAGATGGGGTCTGTGGCATCTGGTACGGCAAGACCCCCGGGGTAGACCGCTCCTGTGACGCCTTCCGCCATGCCAACGCCGCCGGCTCCTCGCCCAAGGGGGGGGCATTGATCATCTCCGGTGACGACCACGGTTGTAAGTCTTCTTCCTACCCCGGCCAGTCCGAGTTCGCCTTTGTCGACATGCATATCCCGGTACTGAACCCGGCCACTGTCCAGGAAGTGCTGGATTACGGCCTTTATGGTCTGGAGCTGTCGCGCTTCAGTGGCTGCTGGGTTGCCATGATCACCCTCGCGGAAAATATGGATAGCGCATCCACGGTGGAGGTGAATCCTGCCGGTGTGTCTTTCCAGTACCCGGAAATCGAGCGTCCGCCCGGTGGCCTCAATATTCGCAAGCAGGACAATCCTCTTGAGCAGGAAGAGCGCCTGTGGCGGTACAAGCGCCCCGCGGCACTGGCCTTCGCTCGCGCCAACCAGCTCAACAAGCTGGTACTGGATAACCCCAAGGCGACCCTTGGTATCGTCACCGCTGGCAAGGCGCACCTCGACCTGATGCAGGCATTTGAGGATATGGGTATCGATGAGGAGCGCGCCCGCGCGCTGGGTATCCGAATTCTGAAAGTGGGTATGACTTACCCGCTGGACGTACCGGGTATTCAGGAGTTTGCACGCGGTCTGGATTCGCTACTGGTGCTCGAGGAAAAGCGCAGTCTGATGGAAGTACAGCTGAAAGAAGAGCTGTACAACGTGCACTTGCGGGATCCGAATTTCCCGCGGATTCTGGGCAAGGTCGACGAGCACGACAAACCACTGCTGCCGATGTATGGCGAACTGTCACCGGCGGTGGTGGCCCAGGTATTGGGCTATCTGCTGGGAGAGGAAAACCTCCCCGAGCGTGCCAAACACCGCCTGATGCGGCTGGATGCTCTCGCCGAGCGAATCTCGGCCCAGGCTGGTTCCAGCGTGGCGCGCCTGCCCATGTTCTGCGCAGGCTGCCCCCACAATCGTTCCACCCGAGTACCCGAAGGCAGCCGCGCGCTCGCGGGTATTGGCTGCCACTACATGGCCCAGTGGCTGGACCGGGATACCTATACCTTTACCCAGATGGGCGCCGAGGGCGTCAACTGGATTGGCCAGGCGGCCTTTACCAGTGAACCCCACGTATTCGTGAACCTTGGGGATGGAACCTACTTCCACTCCGGCATCCTCGCGATTCGTGCCGCCGTGGCGGCGAAGGTGAATATCACTTACAAAATCCTGTTTAACGACGCTGTCGCCATGACCGGCGGCCAGCCCCATGACGGTGAATTGCACCCGGACATGATCTGCCGCCAGGTGCTGGCAGAAGGGGTGAACAAGGTTGTGCTGGTGATGGATGACACCGACAAGTACAAGGGCGCGCTGAGCTTCCCCGGTGAAGTGGAAATCCGTCACCGGGACCATATGCCCGCAGTGATGAAAGAACTGCGCGAGGCGCCCGGTTGTACGGTGATCGTTTACGACCAGACCTGTGCTACCGAGCTGCGTCGCAAACGCAAACGCGGCCTGCTGCCGAAGGCGGAAGGGCGGCCGTTTATCAATGAACTGGTGTGCGAGGGCTGTGGCGACTGCGTTACCCAGTCCAGCTGTATTGCCGTTGAAAAGGTGGATACCGCGCTCGGCGACAAACGCCGCATCAACCAGACCACATGCAACCAGGACATGTCCTGCGTAAACGGCTTCTGCCCGTCGTTCGTGACCGTGAAGGGCGGCAAACTGAACAAACGCGCCGGTGTCGGTGATGCGCTGTGTCAGGAAGCTGACAAACTGCCCGCTCCGCAACTTGCGGACCTGAAGGAACCGTTCAATTTGCTGGTAACCGGCGTTGGCGGCACCGGCGTGGTGACCATTGGCGCATTGCTGGCAATGGCCGCCCACATTGAAGACAAGGCCTGCAGCACCCTGGATCAGACTGGCCTGGCCCAGAAGGGCGGCGCGGTATATTCCCATGTGCGTTTTGCCGATAGCCCGGAGTCGCTGAAGGCGGTGCGAATTTCAGATGGCCGCGCCGACGCATTGATGGCCTGCGACCTGATCGCCGCTGGCAACCTCTCGGCAAGCCTGGCGAAACTCGATGAAACCCACAGCCGTGCGGTGGTAAATACCCACCTCAGCCCGACGGCTGCATCGGTACTGGGGCGTGAAGATATCCACTCGCCGCAGGCGGTACTGGATACGATCAAGGACGCGGTGCTCGAGCTGGACATTGTTGAAGGACATACGCTGACCAAGGCGGCGCTTGGCGATACCCTGGCCGCAAATATCTTCATGCTGGGATACGCATGGCAAAAAGGACTGATCCCGTTGGGTCTGGACGCTATTCGCGAAGCCATTCAACTGAATGGTGTCGCGGTAGAGGGCAACCTTCAGGGGCTCGCCGCGGGACGACTCGCTGCAGCAGACCGTTCGGCCCTGGATCGCCTGCTGTCCCGTGACGAGGAAAAAGTGCTGCCGCAGGGGCTCGAGCAGGTCGTTGCGCATCGGGTAGAGCACCTTACCGGCTACCAGAATGCGGCACTGGCGCGCCGCTACCTTGCACTGGTAGACAAGGTAAAGGGAGCAGAAATACTCAAGGTGCCCGGCAGTGAGGCGCTGGCCGAAGTGGTTGCGCGCAATTATGCCAAGTTGCTCGCCTACAAGGATGAATACGAAGTAGCAAGACTGTATAGCGATGGTCGTTTTATCGAATCACTGCGTGAAAACTTCGCCGGGGATTTCGAACTGGAATTCAACTTGGCGCCGCCGCTCCTGAGCCCGTTCGACAAGAATCTCGGCCGGCCGCGCAAACTCAAGTTCGGCGGCTGGATGCACAAGGCCTTTGGTGTGCTGGCCAAATTCAAATTCCTGCGGGGCACCGCGCTGGATGTCTTTGGTTATACCGCCGAGCGTAAAATGGAGCGGGCGTTGATCGGTGAGTATGAACAGTTGGTTGATGAGGTGATTGGCAAGCTCAATGCAGAGAACCATGCAGCTGCAATTGAGCTGCTCAGTTACCCGGACGTGATTCGCGGTTATGGCCTGATTAAGGACAAAAACGTGGAATTGGCCCAGGAAGCCCGCGCTGTTTCCCTGCAGCGTTTTTACAATCCCGAAGCGAGCCCCGAGACTACGTCTGCCCCCGTGGAGGTGTTTGATCCGGCCAAGGCGCAACAGGTGGGGTAA